In Nicotiana tabacum cultivar K326 chromosome 17, ASM71507v2, whole genome shotgun sequence, one DNA window encodes the following:
- the LOC107762061 gene encoding uncharacterized protein LOC107762061 — MAIEPCSDDSSPRISLSHDISQTNTVPVPVEQYIRSTNNYSSSSSSIDFDFCVLHQSFDLDQSSSAGELFFDGKILPIEMKKKHIAPTLPPNKIEKSPAKSHKLVAPSNTCFKNEKLIETKSGILETSSSSLDDEKQNNNSKSFWNFKRSRSLNCGTSSSTSTSYARTLCPLPLLSRSNSTGSTPSVKHKQHSHKSSFSVSTGQYQKPPLRKIPSNTYSNDIRIKSVLNVPPPSFFGLGSIFSRGKEKYKKR, encoded by the coding sequence ATGGCGATTGAACCATGTTCAGATGATTCTAGTCCTCGTATCTCTTTATCTCATGACATTTCTCAGACAAATACTGTTCCTGTTCCTGTCGAACAGTATATTCGATCAACTAATAATTATTCATCCTCCTCTAGTagtattgattttgatttttgtgtatTACATCAAAGCTTTGATCTTGATCAATCTTCTTCAGCTGGTGAGCTTTTCTTTGATGGCAAGATTCTTCCCattgaaatgaagaaaaagcATATTGCTCCAACTCTTCCGCCCAACAAGATAGAAAAGTCACCGGcaaaaagtcataagttggtcgcTCCCAGTAACACATGTTTCAAGAATGAAAAATTGATAGAAACAAAAAGTGGGATTCttgaaacatcatcatcatctttaGACGATGAAAAGCAGAACAACAACTCAAAGTCATTTTGGAACTTCAAGCGTAGTCGTAGTTTGAATTGTGGAACTAGTAGTAGTACTAGTACTAGTTATGCTAGGACTTTATGTCCTTTGCCACTTTTATCTCGAAGTAATTCAACTGGTTCTACTCCAAGTGTTAAGCACAAACAACATTCCCATAAATCATCTTTCTCCGTATCTACAGGTCAATATCAAAAACCTCCATTGAGAAAGATTCCAAGTAATACATACAGTAATGATATTAGAATCAAATCAGTATTAAATGTCCCTCCACCAAGTTTTTTTGGTTTGGGCTCTATCTTTTCCAGAGGCAAGGAAAAGTACAAGAAGAGGTGA